The stretch of DNA GACGAGCTGTTTTTGGCCTTCATTGTGCAACAAGTTGCGAGAGCGGTTCCGGAGCCGCATCCACTCAACTTATTAAACATTCTCAATGCACGGCTTGTTGTGCCCTCTTTAGCCAAGGCTAAGGGTATCTATATGCAAAACTTGGTCTTAGTGGCGCCCAACAGACTATCTCCCGAGGTTTCATCTGGTCCTCTCTGGCGAACAGCTCTGTCTCAACGACATTGCCTCGCCGAGTCCACGACTCCAGAGAATATAGCACGATCACTGAGCACAGTTCTCGGGGCCATTGAAGCTGATGTTGATACGACAGCTATAGCGAGTGCCGGCGACGCACTGCCGCTGTTGATCAACAACTTGAACAGGTTTACGAATGATTTGGATGTCGACTTCAGCTCAGCCGTCGTTCGCCAAGGCGACACATCGGAAGCCAGAAGGAATGCGATAGGGACTGCAGACTTCTGCTACCTAAGTATACCGAACAATCCTTTCGATATGATGCGTATGACCATGTTGGGCAGTTACAACGGCGACGCTTGCTGGATGTTTGGGGAACTTCCTGGCCGAGCCTGGGAATTACTCCAAGTGACTCTGGACGAGTTGTAATAGCATCTCATTAATTTGTGTCGTCAACGTTCTGAAGTCATCCGTAGGACAGTTTGGAGTGAAATTGGGTGTCTTATTATGCAGATACCCTCGAAACTTCCCTCGTGCATGGCTTCTCAGCCCCAATTCATCACTGATTTAAGACCGTTATAGGGCGCATCAGTACGACTTAGGCATCATATTTCCCCTCCAAAAACAGCTCTAACCATCAATCCAATCGCAGCAATACCAGTCATTCCCACTCGATCTCCTAAAACTGTAGAAATGCTCATGGGAACCACACGTATAGCCTCCTTGTACCGCTGCTGCATCGCCAATAGATAATGTGAGGATGTTAGAGAAAACCAAGCTAAGACCCACGCGTAGCCCAATACCCGTTGCCAAAGCTTGGGGTTGGGCTGCGGCCCACTGGTTTTGTCCAAGGGCCGGAATGCCTTCCAAGCCTCCTGGACCACGTCCTCGATCAAAAAGCCCAGCGTGAAGAGGGGAAAAAATACCATCGCACCTGATTGACGGGGCGGTATGCCATGCGCGGAATTGACCATCACATGTAAACACCCCGACAAAATGAACGCGAGGAGATTTTGAAGATAACGTACCAGACGAGACCGTGGCGTGAGACCCAGAATGTCCCTGGTTACGTAGTTTGAGACGGATGTGAACGGCCATCGGAAGAACTGATGCCAAAATTTTCTGTTATCCCCGTCGAACTATTAGCCCAAGAACAGGCTGACAGGCTTGTTCCGCCTAGACAGGCATCGAGACCGGCCTACTATGAGAGGGAATGACAATGATATTGAGAATTGAGCACTTACCCCCAGAAGTTTCGCAGTGAATATGCATCCCACATGCTGCCAAACGCAGGGGGCCAGTCTTCCGGGGCAGCCCCCCACAGTCCAACAGCAACCAGCGCTGATGCTCGATAACTTGAATCAATGAACACGCGTGATACCACCCACCATGCAATGAATACAGTTAAAATCTGCCGTGTCCACTCCGCCCCATCCACGCTCCAATAGTTGAAGTTCTTGGAAGACGAATTTGGCTGTTTCTGAAGCAGAAGAACAACGTAAAGTACGACAAGGCACTGCCAAGTGAAAATGGCTATCTGCCGGGAAAGATATACTGTCCGGGATATATTGGGGCTCGCTCGTTTGGTAAGAACTTTTGGATGTGGCGGAACGTTCTTAACTTGCCACGGGGTGCCAATGGCTCGTGATGCGACGAAAAATCCGATTGTGTGCCATAGTTGAACTAGTTTCGGGCAGAAAGGAGTTAAAACCCCTGCCCGTATGAGATCCTCCCCGGCTAGGGGATTAAGTACAAGCACGTTTGCAGCATGGATAGCTGCGACGAAAACTTGTCCTCCGGCTCCAGTATACCAAGTATGCCGGCCCACGAACCCCGCGGACAGGCGGTAAAACTTGTAGGTAAGCACGAGTGAACAAATTGACCAGAGAAGGCGGAGACGTGACCGCTTCGCAGTATTAATAATTAGGAGGGCGGGAAGTATCATCTGCCCGAGAAAAATGAGTAGAGTAAGTACTTGGAGGTTTTCCATCTTTCAAATTTTTAAGCTGATGTATTTGACCGAAAGGAGAGAGAATCGGCATAGGTGTTCGCATGGTTGATGTGGTCTGTCATGGTTTTTGTTATGGCGCTTACGTTGGAGGCATCAAAGTGGCTTCGATGTCGGTCTGGTGCTCGTGTTGGTTCTGCAGTAACAAGTTTTCTTTGTTCACCGGCTGGGTTCATTTTGGGCTCGGAACGGCGGTGTAACAAGTATCGTACTGTATTACATGCGTGCGTATAGCACGGCACACGGGTGCTTATCATCGCCGGCCAAACCCTTCGCGCAGCATTGCCCCCAGTATGACACATGTCTCTCCTCTGACTCTGACCAGCCACCTGGGACGGCATAGATGATTGCAATCGGCGCCCCTAGGCCGAGACATTAAAGCCACGAGGCGGGAAAGGGGGAGCCTCTCACCAGGGTGCCAATGGGATCCGTGCGAGAGACTCCACGGCAACATGGCGAGATGCACGGGGGGGGCAGCTGCGGCCCTACTTGTGATCCTTGTTAAGACAGGGGTCTCGTGATGTATGCTgtatatacttcgtacaaggGGCAAAGAGAGACCCACTGGAGAAGAACATAACTGAGGGTGGCAACCCAATCTGCAGCAGGCTAGGTCTGTTGGCTCAATACACACACTTCGAGAATTCTTTCTCCCCAATCGACATATATAGCTACTCCACAACCTGTTGCCGCTTTGCTGGAGGATCACCAGGATAATTGCGGACGTCTGCTTGTGATATGGCTTCGTTATAGCCGTATTTTGCAATGTACTTGGCGTTTTCTTTTCAGACTACCGAGGCGTCTGCCTTGACAAAAGTGTGAAGAGCATCAACGGGTTCCAGGACAATCGAGCGTCTCTCTAAGCACATTGGGGCGTTCATGATTCCACGCACGTGTCTTACATCTGCAGCAGATCAAGTCTCAGAAACAGAATGGACGTAAAATATGTGACGTGGCCTGACGACCGCAGCGACCCGTGAGGCGGGCGAAACCATCGGAGTCAACCCGTTCAGACAAGTTTCCTCCCGTGCTCGTAGTGTGCGGCTGCTTTGTTTTATATAAAACGCCCTGTCCTTCTCTAGTGGACCGGAATGATGGCCGCTCATTCT from Purpureocillium takamizusanense chromosome 6, complete sequence encodes:
- a CDS encoding uncharacterized protein (antiSMASH:Cluster_6.1~EggNog:ENOG503P3AE~COG:S), which produces MGDMIDRDAPQLGFKFMTYTDVTLFATTFSHCTWDISGIIGFMKALELVLDGRDDEVPTLLGARTDILAEIASQHKSHNQDDLLLKMVSQKKVERSERRLPPLEERIIRVPFEILQRLQKRLVDEDANGDQETWTTYQPDELFLAFIVQQVARAVPEPHPLNLLNILNARLVVPSLAKAKGIYMQNLVLVAPNRLSPEVSSGPLWRTALSQRHCLAESTTPENIARSLSTVLGAIEADVDTTAIASAGDALPLLINNLNRFTNDLDVDFSSAVVRQGDTSEARRNAIGTADFCYLSIPNNPFDMMRMTMLGSYNGDACWMFGELPGRAWELLQVTLDEL